AATCTTTGGGTATCAAGTGTCAAGAATTTGATTTTGCAATCAACCAAACAAATGACAGGTCGCAAattcttttacatgttaaaaagttTTCATCATTGAGAACATGCTTAGACATAATACGGTTCATCGTTATCTaccataataaatgaaaatgattttgtCAAATGTCTTTTTCTCATTACATTTGACACATATCATTTTCtaagattttttgattttcttttttccacttgtcattttcataTGCTTTACATTttcttaaaatttaaaattcacttTTTAGTAAGAGTTTATATATGATAGATACATTAATTCTATTAATCTTGAGAACAAATATTCTAACTATTTTCTTTCCTTAGTAAATGTTTATATATGATAGCTACTTAATACACATTTCACGGATTAGCATTAAACATTTTTTAAGTCATGTATTTAagtaaatgttttttattttaatataaatttatatttatcaaTATATAcgtatatttattatattttcctAAACATACATAAGAAAATAGTAAGTATTTTATCGATCTATAACGAGTCATGAAAACCGTTAGAACTTATAATCAACTTCAACCCTTCAGCCCTGTTCATATTCCTGTTGTCTGTTTCATTTTGCAACTTCATCACAACCACAAATGAATATATGCAACATCAACCTTTTATTCATTATTAACTCAATCAAGTTATACAATAACACATTTATTTCAAAATAGTCTCCGTATACATATCCTAAAAAATCACAGATTTGTAACAAAACACAACCCATCTTACAAAGAAGCTATACACATCCCAATGACATCATCATCTTACAAcaatcaacacacacacacatgtatacatacatacatatatatacaccAATAATTTtatacataatcatataacaaaaaCTTACACATGTTGTCGGCATATGGGGCATGATCCATGTCTAGATaaccacttatccacacaaatctGGTGAAACATGTGTTGACAATGAGGCAAGCTTCAAGCAATTTCACCAACTTTAACATCCTGCCATGGTCAACCAAATACTTGATATCGGTCAACCCaattacacggatggtccctatggtttagggtaatttgcatgtttggtccctaacttatttttttaactcggaaggtccctactgtttgtttttgttacacatttggtccctgtcttacctaaaaagactatttttcctttgattttttaatttatttaaataaacacacccccaaccccactCCCCTCACCTTATTttacctaccccaccattttttcatatataaataatagtatttttaagtAATACAGGGACCAAGCacgtaataaaaacaaacaatagggacaaagtgcgtaacaaaaacaatcagtagggaccttccgagttaaaaaaataagttagggacccaatgcgcaaattaccccaaaccttagggaccattcgtgtaatttactcttaaaaatatatatatagttttaggTGAGAAAATGATAAACCTGCAAACATATTGTGCAACAAATGGTTTGATTCGGTTTACTTTCATCTGAAATCTTGTGCCATGGTAAGCGTCTCAATGAATCATCTGACAACCCTTTGTGTGCCACGTCATCATTAAAATCAAGTACATCAACAGGACTCATACTCACCTGCTGGAAAATTTTAATAATGTCCAaagtataataattattattgttatatcatttttttttttatgttttgcaTTTGGATTTTTGTTTGTTGCAAATTTTGACCTGAAAATGATACGCTGTTAAAAGTTCAGGTGGAAAACGTTCCTCTGAAAACCTTCCACGAAGAAGCTCCTCCATAAAATCAGCCTATAATAACCAGAAGTATGTTTAtaagatatttatatatgttttgggaaaatattatttaaatgatTAGTGATTATTAATTACCATTGATGAGTTTCTATTGGAAGAGGGTTCTTGAGA
The genomic region above belongs to Lactuca sativa cultivar Salinas chromosome 4, Lsat_Salinas_v11, whole genome shotgun sequence and contains:
- the LOC122194469 gene encoding NEP1-interacting protein-like 2; its protein translation is MADFMEELLRGRFSEERFPPELLTAYHFQQVSMSPVDVLDFNDDVAHKGLSDDSLRRLPWHKISDESKPNQTICCTICLQDVKVGEIA